One segment of Microbacterium arborescens DNA contains the following:
- a CDS encoding metal-sensitive transcriptional regulator, translating to MIDDIQKRALRRTSILEGQVRGLARMIENEDYCMDIIAQSRAIQKALASLDKLLIENHLRTHVTHMFESGGAEREQAVAELLKAYDLETR from the coding sequence GTGATCGACGACATCCAGAAGCGCGCCCTGCGCCGCACGAGCATCCTCGAAGGCCAGGTCCGCGGGCTCGCCCGGATGATCGAGAACGAGGACTACTGCATGGACATCATCGCCCAGTCGCGGGCCATCCAGAAGGCTCTCGCATCGCTCGACAAGCTCCTCATCGAGAATCACCTCCGCACGCACGTGACGCACATGTTCGAGAGCGGCGGCGCCGAGCGCGAGCAGGCCGTCGCCGAGTTGCTCAAGGCGTACGACCTCGAGACGCGCTGA
- a CDS encoding DUF445 domain-containing protein: protein MARTPTSLLSPADQARRQGLRRMKAVALGALVFMAIVFAVSFPLQQTVPAFGYVRAAAEGGMVGALADWFAVTALFRHPLGLPIPHTAIIPKRKDEIGRTLGEFVETNFLEAGVIRGKLESMGIATRLGAWLRRPENAERVSAEASAAASGILTALSDDEVQDLLEDLAREHLLAPSWGPSIGGWLERVVGAGAHHGAVDLAIDNIETWLIANRSVFTGLVSRRLPSWVPSVATRLVDDTVYREALTFVAAVRSDPDHPARKAIDGYLGRLAGDLQGETETAARLESAKAAVFDSPRVRALAAEAWGTAKAGLVRSLGDAGSPLRRRIAAALTEVGERLATEPALQQRIDARVIDAAATLVARHRADIASVITETVERWDAQETTEKIELMVGRDLQYIRLNGTIVGSLAGLVIYTIAHAVFGAGG from the coding sequence ATGGCACGCACGCCGACCTCCCTGCTCTCCCCCGCCGACCAGGCTCGTCGCCAGGGGTTGCGGCGGATGAAGGCCGTCGCTCTCGGCGCGCTGGTGTTCATGGCGATCGTCTTCGCGGTCTCGTTCCCGTTGCAGCAGACGGTGCCCGCATTCGGGTACGTCCGAGCGGCCGCGGAAGGCGGCATGGTGGGTGCGCTGGCCGACTGGTTCGCCGTCACCGCGCTGTTCCGGCATCCGCTCGGTCTGCCCATCCCGCACACCGCGATCATCCCGAAGCGCAAGGACGAGATCGGCCGCACCCTCGGCGAGTTCGTCGAGACGAACTTCCTCGAGGCCGGCGTGATCCGCGGCAAGCTCGAGTCGATGGGCATCGCGACGCGGCTCGGCGCGTGGCTGCGCCGGCCCGAGAACGCCGAGCGCGTCTCGGCCGAGGCGTCGGCGGCGGCATCGGGCATCCTCACCGCGCTGAGCGACGACGAGGTGCAGGATCTGCTCGAAGACCTGGCGCGCGAGCATCTGCTCGCCCCGTCATGGGGTCCGTCGATCGGCGGGTGGCTCGAACGCGTCGTCGGCGCGGGCGCGCACCACGGAGCGGTCGACCTGGCGATCGACAACATCGAGACCTGGCTCATCGCCAACCGCTCGGTGTTCACCGGACTGGTCTCCCGCCGACTGCCGTCGTGGGTGCCATCGGTGGCGACCCGTCTCGTCGACGACACCGTCTATCGCGAAGCGCTGACGTTCGTCGCGGCCGTGCGGAGCGATCCCGACCACCCGGCACGCAAGGCCATCGACGGCTACCTCGGTCGTCTCGCCGGGGATCTGCAGGGCGAGACCGAGACGGCGGCGCGGCTGGAGTCGGCCAAGGCGGCGGTGTTCGACAGTCCCCGCGTTCGCGCTCTCGCCGCCGAGGCCTGGGGCACCGCGAAGGCCGGGCTCGTCCGATCGCTCGGCGATGCCGGGAGTCCCCTCCGCCGGCGTATCGCGGCGGCGCTCACCGAGGTCGGCGAACGCCTCGCGACCGAGCCCGCTTTGCAGCAACGCATCGATGCACGCGTCATCGACGCCGCCGCGACGCTCGTGGCCCGCCACCGCGCCGACATCGCGTCGGTCATCACCGAGACGGTCGAACGCTGGGACGCGCAGGAGACGACCGAGAAGATCGAGCTCATGGTCGGCCGCGACCTGCAGTACATCCGGCTCAACGGCACGATCGTCGGATCGCTCGCCGGACTCGTCATCTACACGATCGCCCACGCGGTCTTCGGCGCGGGAGGATGA
- a CDS encoding SixA phosphatase family protein encodes MTTLILVRHAKSDWGTAALDDHARPLNDRGMRDAPVMAERLASTDVAVERILASTALRARTTAAAFGAALGLEPDLRDELYGASARVLLDAASGSGVQSVLVVAHDPGMTVLAERLSNGGIGGMPTCAVATFTWRTDDWDVATATDPDAWSFDSPKS; translated from the coding sequence ATGACGACGCTCATCCTCGTGCGACATGCCAAAAGCGATTGGGGCACGGCCGCACTCGACGATCACGCCCGTCCGCTGAACGACCGCGGCATGCGCGACGCTCCCGTGATGGCTGAGCGCCTGGCGTCCACGGACGTCGCCGTCGAGCGCATCCTCGCCTCCACAGCGCTCCGCGCTCGGACGACGGCCGCGGCATTCGGCGCCGCGCTCGGACTCGAACCGGACCTGCGCGACGAGCTCTATGGCGCTTCGGCGCGCGTGCTCCTCGACGCGGCGAGCGGCAGCGGGGTGCAGTCCGTGCTCGTCGTCGCGCACGACCCGGGGATGACGGTGCTCGCCGAGCGACTGTCGAACGGGGGCATCGGCGGGATGCCGACGTGCGCGGTCGCCACCTTCACGTGGCGGACCGATGACTGGGACGTCGCGACCGCGACCGATCCGGACGCGTGGAGCTTCGACAGCCCGAAGAGCTGA
- a CDS encoding YbaK/EbsC family protein, producing the protein MTTDLPSRSRIVHESLRAAGIAGDIVVLPDAASTAALAAAALGVEVGAIANSLVFWSDGEPLLVMTSGAHRVDTAALAERTGRTEIKRASVDQVRSATGQAIGGVAPTGHPAPLTTFIDEDLEQYDEIWAAGGTPHTVFPLTFDELVRLTGGTVVAVA; encoded by the coding sequence GTGACCACCGATCTGCCTTCGCGAAGCCGTATCGTTCACGAGTCCCTGCGTGCCGCCGGCATCGCCGGCGACATCGTCGTGCTGCCGGATGCCGCTTCCACGGCCGCCCTGGCCGCGGCGGCGCTCGGCGTGGAGGTGGGGGCGATCGCCAACAGCCTGGTCTTCTGGTCGGACGGTGAGCCGCTGCTGGTCATGACCAGCGGCGCGCACCGCGTCGACACGGCGGCTCTGGCCGAGCGCACCGGACGCACCGAGATCAAACGAGCCAGCGTCGATCAGGTCCGCAGTGCGACGGGGCAGGCGATCGGCGGCGTCGCACCGACGGGACATCCCGCGCCCCTCACGACGTTCATCGACGAAGATCTCGAGCAGTACGACGAGATCTGGGCGGCCGGCGGCACACCGCACACGGTCTTCCCGCTGACGTTCGACGAGCTCGTCCGACTGACGGGCGGAACGGTCGTGGCCGTCGCCTGA
- a CDS encoding Glu/Leu/Phe/Val dehydrogenase family protein encodes MTHALPLPDFTHERVEVMTGRRSGLFIAAALHSSVLGPALGGARVWTYPHWSDALGDALRLSAAMTLKNAAAGLDAGGGKAVIGLPPGTVLDAERRRAAFLDLGDAVESLCGLYRTAEDVGSTTDDMLTVSERTAHVVGLPDRVGGSGEPAGPTSIGVHASLLATLERVTGARDVAGRRITIAGLGQVGSRLAVQLAAEGAELTVTDVNPAKRELATSLGATWIEPAEAHLASADVFVPAGIGGVLTDEVIDALDARAVCGPANNPLAHRSGADRLAARGILYAPDFVVNAGGVIYLDLAAKQRDRSEIATRVEGIGDVLRRIFDEAAARDVTPLAAAESLAAERLAAGAARDALV; translated from the coding sequence ATGACCCACGCCCTGCCCCTGCCCGATTTCACGCACGAGCGCGTGGAGGTGATGACCGGACGGCGGAGCGGCCTCTTCATCGCCGCCGCGTTGCACTCCTCCGTCCTCGGCCCCGCTCTCGGCGGCGCCCGGGTGTGGACGTACCCGCACTGGAGCGACGCACTCGGCGACGCCCTCCGCCTGTCTGCGGCGATGACGTTGAAGAACGCGGCGGCGGGGCTGGATGCCGGCGGCGGGAAGGCCGTCATCGGCTTGCCCCCGGGAACGGTGCTGGATGCCGAGCGGCGGCGTGCGGCGTTCCTCGATCTCGGTGACGCCGTCGAGTCGCTGTGCGGCCTGTACCGCACGGCCGAAGACGTGGGGTCGACCACCGACGACATGCTCACCGTCAGCGAACGCACCGCGCACGTCGTCGGCCTCCCCGACCGCGTGGGTGGCTCGGGCGAACCCGCGGGTCCGACGAGCATCGGCGTGCACGCGTCGCTGCTCGCGACCCTCGAGCGCGTGACCGGAGCTCGCGATGTCGCCGGCCGCCGCATCACGATCGCGGGGCTCGGGCAGGTGGGCAGCCGCCTCGCCGTGCAGCTCGCCGCCGAAGGCGCAGAGCTCACCGTGACCGATGTGAACCCCGCGAAGCGCGAGCTCGCGACGAGCCTCGGTGCCACGTGGATCGAACCGGCGGAGGCCCACCTCGCCTCGGCCGACGTCTTCGTGCCCGCGGGCATCGGAGGCGTCCTCACCGACGAGGTGATCGACGCGCTCGACGCACGAGCAGTATGCGGACCCGCGAACAACCCGCTGGCACATCGCTCCGGCGCCGACCGTCTGGCCGCGCGCGGCATCCTGTACGCCCCCGACTTCGTCGTGAACGCGGGCGGGGTCATCTACCTCGACCTCGCCGCGAAGCAGCGCGATCGCAGCGAGATCGCCACGCGTGTCGAGGGCATCGGCGACGTGCTGCGGCGCATCTTCGACGAAGCCGCCGCGCGCGACGTCACGCCGCTCGCCGCCGCGGAGTCCCTCGCCGCCGAGCGCCTCGCCGCCGGGGCCGCCCGCGACGCCCTGGTCTGA
- the mgtE gene encoding magnesium transporter, with the protein MTPEQINELTIVVDGIAAPLSRGDLPSAAAALAAVEPERLAEVLERLDGRRRAVAYRLLPKDHALQVFEALSPNMQGELIGDLRDAEVAHIFGDLDPDDRAWLVDELPASLASRLMRGLPAHEREMTAAVLGYRRGSIGRRMSPEFVSVPIGSTVAGALERVRARLHDAETVYTLPVVDAGRRVAGVVSLRDLLAAEPSDAVRDIMQAAQTAGVDDDAETAARRCTERGLLALPIVDSEERLVGILTVDDAARILEHEESEDAARQGGAEPLRRPYLSTPIAQIVRSRVVWLLVLAVGATLTVQVLSAFEATLAQITVLALFVPLLIGTGGNTGNQAATTVTRALALGDVRPRDVVRVLSREVRVGFFLGSILGLVGFGVTSLVYEPRIGLVIGATLIAVCTMAATVGGVMPLLARAIRVDPAVFSNPFITTFVDASGLILYFLIARAILQI; encoded by the coding sequence ATGACTCCGGAGCAGATCAACGAACTGACCATCGTCGTCGACGGCATCGCCGCACCCCTGTCGCGGGGTGACCTGCCGTCTGCTGCGGCTGCTCTCGCCGCTGTCGAGCCCGAGCGTCTCGCCGAGGTGCTCGAGCGACTCGACGGTCGTCGCCGCGCCGTCGCCTACCGGCTGCTGCCGAAAGACCACGCTCTGCAGGTGTTCGAAGCGCTCTCGCCGAACATGCAGGGGGAGCTGATCGGCGACCTGCGCGACGCTGAGGTGGCGCACATCTTCGGCGACCTCGACCCCGACGACCGCGCCTGGCTCGTCGACGAGCTGCCGGCCTCGCTCGCGTCTCGGCTGATGCGCGGGCTTCCCGCTCACGAGCGCGAGATGACCGCGGCGGTCCTCGGCTACCGCCGCGGATCCATCGGGCGCCGGATGAGCCCGGAGTTCGTGTCGGTTCCGATCGGCAGCACGGTCGCGGGCGCGCTCGAGCGGGTGCGGGCCCGCCTGCACGACGCCGAGACGGTGTACACGCTTCCCGTGGTCGATGCGGGACGTCGCGTCGCGGGCGTCGTCAGCCTGCGCGATCTGCTCGCCGCCGAACCGTCCGACGCCGTGCGCGACATCATGCAGGCCGCGCAGACCGCCGGGGTGGACGATGACGCTGAGACCGCCGCCCGCCGCTGCACCGAGCGCGGCCTGCTCGCGCTGCCGATCGTCGACAGCGAGGAGCGACTCGTCGGCATCCTGACCGTCGACGACGCCGCCCGCATCCTCGAACATGAGGAGAGCGAGGATGCCGCGCGCCAGGGCGGTGCCGAGCCGCTTCGCCGGCCCTACCTGTCGACCCCCATCGCTCAGATCGTGCGCTCGCGCGTCGTCTGGCTGCTCGTGCTCGCCGTCGGCGCGACGCTTACCGTGCAGGTGCTGTCGGCGTTCGAGGCGACGCTCGCCCAGATCACGGTGCTCGCGCTGTTCGTGCCCCTGCTCATCGGAACCGGTGGGAACACCGGCAACCAGGCGGCGACCACGGTCACGCGCGCGCTCGCGCTCGGCGACGTGCGACCCCGCGACGTCGTCCGCGTGCTGAGTCGTGAGGTGCGGGTGGGGTTCTTCCTCGGCAGCATCCTGGGGCTCGTCGGATTCGGGGTGACCTCGCTCGTGTACGAGCCGCGCATCGGTCTCGTCATCGGGGCGACTCTGATCGCGGTGTGCACGATGGCGGCGACGGTCGGCGGAGTCATGCCGCTGCTCGCGAGGGCGATCCGTGTCGATCCCGCGGTGTTCTCGAACCCGTTCATCACGACGTTCGTCGACGCCAGCGGCCTGATCCTGTACTTCCTCATCGCCCGAGCCATCCTGCAGATCTGA
- a CDS encoding NADPH-dependent FMN reductase: protein MTTYNVGVIVGSISSTSINRRLAKALTKLAPQADLELTEIPIAPLPFYSADNDASIPAEAAEFKAAVEKADGVIIVTPEYNRSVPGVLKNALDTASRPWGDNSFAGKPSAVIGISIGAVGTAVAQQHLRSILSFLASPELSQPEGYLQLTEGLIDDDGTVTNESTSEFLLSWLKAVHAHVAKNLAAVS, encoded by the coding sequence ATGACCACCTACAACGTCGGCGTCATCGTCGGCAGCATCTCGTCGACCTCGATCAACCGTCGTCTGGCGAAGGCGCTCACCAAGCTCGCCCCGCAGGCCGACCTCGAGCTCACCGAGATCCCGATCGCACCGCTGCCGTTCTACTCGGCCGACAACGACGCGTCGATCCCGGCCGAAGCGGCTGAGTTCAAGGCTGCGGTCGAGAAGGCCGACGGCGTCATCATCGTCACCCCCGAGTACAACCGGTCGGTGCCTGGCGTCCTGAAGAACGCTCTCGACACCGCGAGCCGTCCGTGGGGCGACAACAGCTTCGCCGGTAAGCCGTCCGCCGTCATCGGCATCTCGATCGGTGCGGTGGGCACGGCCGTCGCGCAGCAGCACCTGCGGTCGATCCTGTCGTTCCTCGCGTCGCCCGAGCTCTCGCAGCCCGAGGGCTACCTGCAGCTCACCGAGGGGCTCATCGACGACGACGGCACCGTGACCAACGAGTCGACGTCCGAGTTCCTGCTCTCGTGGCTGAAGGCCGTGCACGCGCACGTCGCGAAGAACCTCGCCGCCGTCAGCTGA
- the secA2 gene encoding accessory Sec system translocase SecA2: protein MKNTSSPPLAPSPDTAPRLGSLWTRLVGPARRLIGSPGSLDISPALKIADRVELRRQALEKLSDADFGSALAETQPARERRDVDAGEELLALIAESARRELGLVAHREQIAAVSSLLSGRVVDMATGEGKTLVGFLASAAWAADGRRVHVLSANSYLASRDASTGRAFFARLGFDVASVDDTMSADERQRGYLSDVVYTTAHQVGFDVLRDRQRTSDSDRLLSVADVALIDEIDAVLIDDATVPLVLAADSAMDEPDTKLADVLRQMQNDVHYEVTGDGRSAAFTDAGLAIVEEAYGVEDLYAGDQTELLTAAHVALHAQTLLHRDVHYIVSGGRLKLISEPRGRVAERRRWPDGLQAALERKEGLPVTGQAQIRDQILIETVVKGYATVTGMSGSALEAAERLGEDFGFSTVVIPPHRIPARIDEPDRLYRSEPERDSAAAERVLHAHHRGQPVLIGTQSVEASEGFADLLRTHGVGVHVLNAKNDAAEATIIAQAGQPGAVTVSTQMAGRGVDIEVPPTSAQAGGLLVIGLARHDSPRLDRQLRGRSGRQGEPGRTVLYASLDDAIVKNNIRINPVPRSIGPDGQIDDVRFHRLYEHAQRVADGKVLQLHRNTRRYDSIVDQQRETVLGLRESLLSDAGLEQFLARVTEGSAKLAEQWAARDRRVLAREVALLLVDDAWSEHLASLAETREGIHLRVLARQNPLDEFALIAARNLPRVIDEFRDSVRSILHAAPSNAQTLSDLRLSRPASTWTYMVSDNPFGSEADRIVSYLNSVVHGRRPRGVEYV, encoded by the coding sequence ATGAAGAACACATCGAGCCCGCCTCTCGCACCCTCCCCTGACACCGCACCTCGTCTCGGATCGTTATGGACACGGCTCGTCGGTCCCGCCCGACGCCTGATCGGGTCCCCTGGATCGCTCGACATCTCCCCGGCGCTGAAAATCGCAGACCGTGTCGAGTTGCGCCGCCAAGCCCTCGAGAAGTTGTCGGATGCCGATTTCGGCTCGGCACTCGCTGAAACGCAGCCGGCTCGGGAGCGACGGGATGTCGACGCGGGAGAGGAACTGCTCGCGCTGATCGCGGAGTCTGCCCGCCGAGAGCTGGGGCTGGTGGCCCATCGCGAGCAGATCGCCGCGGTGTCCAGCCTCTTGAGCGGGCGAGTCGTGGACATGGCGACTGGCGAGGGGAAGACGCTGGTCGGCTTCCTCGCCTCCGCCGCCTGGGCGGCCGACGGGAGGCGTGTCCACGTGCTGTCGGCGAACAGCTACCTCGCGTCGCGCGACGCGTCGACGGGGCGCGCGTTCTTCGCACGTCTCGGTTTCGACGTCGCTTCGGTGGACGACACGATGAGTGCGGACGAACGCCAGCGCGGGTACCTCTCAGACGTCGTCTACACGACGGCACATCAGGTCGGTTTCGATGTGTTGCGCGACCGCCAGCGCACATCGGACTCCGATCGGCTCCTGTCCGTCGCTGACGTGGCGTTGATCGACGAGATCGACGCCGTCCTCATCGACGACGCCACCGTCCCGCTCGTGCTGGCGGCAGACAGCGCGATGGATGAGCCTGACACCAAGCTCGCCGACGTTCTGCGCCAGATGCAAAACGATGTGCACTACGAGGTCACCGGCGACGGGCGCAGCGCCGCGTTCACCGATGCGGGTTTGGCGATCGTGGAGGAGGCTTACGGCGTAGAGGATCTCTACGCCGGCGACCAGACCGAGCTGCTCACTGCCGCCCATGTCGCCTTGCACGCGCAAACGCTCCTCCATCGGGACGTTCATTACATCGTTTCGGGCGGCCGCCTCAAGCTGATCAGCGAGCCACGCGGCCGGGTCGCGGAGCGTCGGCGATGGCCCGACGGGCTGCAGGCGGCCCTCGAACGCAAAGAAGGTCTGCCTGTTACAGGGCAGGCGCAGATTCGTGACCAAATCCTCATCGAGACCGTCGTGAAGGGGTACGCGACGGTCACCGGCATGAGCGGTTCTGCGCTCGAGGCTGCAGAACGACTGGGCGAGGACTTCGGATTCTCTACGGTCGTGATCCCTCCGCACCGCATTCCCGCCCGAATCGACGAGCCCGATCGCTTGTACCGCTCAGAGCCCGAGCGGGACTCGGCGGCTGCCGAGCGGGTGCTGCACGCTCACCACCGAGGCCAGCCGGTGCTCATCGGTACGCAGAGCGTCGAGGCTTCGGAGGGTTTTGCGGACCTGCTTCGCACCCATGGGGTGGGTGTCCACGTGCTGAACGCGAAGAACGATGCGGCGGAGGCGACCATCATCGCCCAGGCAGGCCAGCCCGGGGCGGTGACCGTCTCCACGCAAATGGCGGGTCGCGGCGTGGACATCGAGGTGCCACCAACCTCGGCCCAGGCCGGTGGGCTTCTCGTCATTGGCCTTGCTCGCCATGACTCGCCTCGGCTCGATCGGCAGCTCCGCGGCCGGTCAGGCAGGCAAGGCGAGCCAGGACGCACGGTTCTCTACGCGAGCCTCGACGACGCAATCGTCAAGAACAACATCCGCATCAACCCGGTTCCACGGAGCATCGGTCCCGACGGCCAGATCGATGATGTTCGCTTTCACCGCCTCTACGAGCACGCCCAGCGCGTCGCGGACGGGAAGGTGCTCCAGTTACATCGAAACACGCGCCGCTATGACTCCATCGTCGACCAGCAACGGGAGACGGTGCTTGGTTTGCGCGAGAGTCTCCTATCCGATGCAGGGCTGGAGCAATTTCTCGCACGCGTGACCGAGGGCTCAGCGAAGCTTGCCGAGCAATGGGCTGCGCGTGATCGTCGCGTCCTCGCACGCGAGGTGGCGCTGCTCCTCGTGGACGACGCATGGTCAGAGCACCTGGCCAGTCTCGCCGAGACACGAGAGGGCATCCACCTCCGCGTTCTCGCCAGGCAGAACCCCTTGGACGAGTTCGCGTTGATCGCGGCCCGCAACCTGCCACGGGTCATCGATGAGTTTCGGGACTCGGTCCGCTCGATCCTCCACGCGGCCCCCTCGAATGCCCAGACTCTCTCAGACCTGAGGCTCTCCAGGCCCGCATCCACGTGGACGTACATGGTCTCCGACAACCCGTTCGGCTCAGAGGCTGACCGCATCGTTTCGTACCTGAACAGCGTCGTGCACGGGAGGCGCCCTCGCGGGGTCGAGTACGTCTGA
- a CDS encoding SLC13 family permease, which translates to MSPELISILALFAMVIIATVRPINIGILGFIGTFLVGTLVLGLDEKQMLAGFPADLFLTIVGVTYLFAVAKLNGTVDLIVDRGVRLVRGRTALVPWVLFGVAAILTAMGTFPPAAVALVAPVALSFAAKHGLDPLPVGMTVVYGALAGSLSPISVLGLLVSGMVGDTPGFSPMVLFVTAFVYSTLIAILTQLFFSWKNRLRGGAYSGGGDASGAGDGGAVPGPRVPATGNISVGGAEQGSVLTLTQTLQTPRLRTTPAQVLTLLALLGLAVGAMVFHLDIGILALVAGTVIAFIEKKHLTAAVEGISWSTILLVAGMITYISIVEEAGAIEWVANGIGSLGSPLIGVLVLCVMAGVVSAFASSTAVIAISIPMLLPLIQDSPVAGGMAISAVAIAAKVVDVSPFSTNGALVLANAQNVDPPAFYQRILRYSGVIVLIGPFLAWATLVVPFSL; encoded by the coding sequence ATGTCACCAGAACTCATCTCGATACTCGCGTTGTTCGCGATGGTCATCATCGCCACCGTGCGGCCGATCAACATCGGCATCCTCGGATTCATCGGCACCTTCCTCGTCGGAACGCTCGTGCTCGGCCTCGACGAGAAGCAGATGCTCGCCGGCTTCCCCGCCGACCTCTTCCTCACGATCGTGGGCGTCACATACCTGTTCGCCGTCGCGAAGCTCAACGGAACCGTCGACCTGATCGTCGACCGCGGCGTGCGCCTCGTGCGGGGGCGGACGGCGCTGGTGCCGTGGGTGCTCTTCGGGGTCGCTGCGATCCTCACGGCCATGGGCACGTTCCCGCCGGCTGCCGTCGCCCTCGTCGCGCCCGTCGCCCTCAGTTTCGCCGCCAAGCACGGCTTGGACCCGCTGCCGGTGGGAATGACCGTCGTCTACGGAGCACTGGCGGGTTCGCTCTCGCCGATCTCGGTGCTCGGCCTGCTCGTCAGCGGCATGGTCGGCGACACCCCGGGCTTCTCGCCGATGGTGCTGTTCGTGACGGCGTTCGTCTACTCGACCCTCATCGCGATCCTGACCCAGCTGTTCTTCTCCTGGAAGAACCGCCTTCGCGGCGGAGCGTACTCCGGGGGCGGCGACGCGAGCGGCGCGGGCGATGGTGGCGCGGTGCCCGGGCCGCGCGTGCCCGCAACGGGGAACATCTCCGTCGGCGGCGCCGAGCAGGGTTCGGTCCTCACGCTCACGCAGACGCTCCAAACGCCACGGCTCCGCACGACTCCGGCTCAGGTGCTGACCCTGCTCGCCCTGCTGGGGCTGGCCGTCGGGGCGATGGTGTTCCACCTCGACATCGGCATCCTCGCGCTCGTCGCCGGCACCGTGATCGCATTCATCGAGAAGAAGCACCTCACGGCCGCTGTCGAGGGCATCAGCTGGTCGACCATCCTGCTCGTCGCGGGCATGATCACCTACATCAGCATCGTCGAGGAAGCGGGGGCGATCGAATGGGTCGCGAACGGGATCGGCAGCCTCGGTTCGCCCCTCATCGGCGTGCTCGTGCTCTGCGTCATGGCCGGTGTCGTCTCGGCGTTCGCCTCGTCGACGGCGGTCATCGCGATCTCGATCCCGATGCTCCTGCCGCTCATTCAGGACAGCCCCGTCGCCGGCGGGATGGCGATCTCTGCGGTCGCGATCGCCGCGAAGGTCGTCGACGTCTCACCGTTCTCGACCAATGGCGCGCTCGTCCTCGCGAACGCCCAGAACGTCGACCCTCCTGCGTTCTACCAGCGGATTCTGCGCTACTCCGGGGTCATCGTGCTGATCGGGCCCTTCCTCGCCTGGGCTACCCTCGTCGTGCCGTTCTCGCTTTGA
- a CDS encoding PrpF domain-containing protein: MLEIPATLMRGGTSKCWVFSRNELERVGAPVDDILLRLYGSPDERQIDGLGGGTSTTSKAVILSPSQRDDADIDYSFAQVGLADGRVDWSSNCGNCSAAIAPYVLHAGWLAPQGERTAVRIFNTNTGQLIVAEVPTPGGVFDESGDAHIVGVPYAGLEVVLWFVDPAGRTTGRLLPTGLAIEHIDGVPVTLIDGGAPVVIAEASALGLTGLETPAEIDARPELLARVDGIRREGAVRMGLAAAAAAALKAVPKVALVSSRSAGDHDFGVTMMSMGKAHPAIAITGSVALTLAAATPGTVVSRMAERPGTRDVTSMRTPSGVVSTRIGRHGALPAVGITRSARRLADASVPLPLEQLPDHASGLVEEALLVR; encoded by the coding sequence ATGTTGGAGATCCCGGCGACACTCATGCGGGGCGGGACCAGCAAGTGCTGGGTCTTCAGCCGCAACGAGCTGGAGCGTGTCGGCGCACCCGTCGACGACATTCTGCTGCGCCTGTACGGCAGTCCCGACGAGCGGCAGATCGATGGCCTCGGCGGCGGCACCTCGACGACCAGCAAGGCCGTCATCCTGTCGCCGAGCCAGCGCGACGACGCCGACATCGACTACTCGTTCGCACAGGTCGGCCTCGCCGACGGGCGGGTCGACTGGTCGAGCAACTGCGGCAACTGCTCTGCTGCGATCGCGCCGTACGTGCTCCACGCGGGGTGGCTCGCCCCGCAGGGCGAGCGGACGGCGGTCCGCATCTTCAACACGAACACCGGTCAGCTGATCGTGGCCGAGGTTCCCACGCCCGGCGGCGTGTTCGACGAGTCGGGCGACGCGCACATCGTCGGCGTTCCCTACGCGGGCCTCGAGGTCGTGCTCTGGTTCGTCGATCCCGCCGGCCGCACGACGGGTCGCCTGCTGCCGACCGGCCTCGCCATCGAGCACATCGACGGCGTTCCGGTGACACTGATCGACGGGGGAGCGCCCGTCGTCATCGCCGAGGCGTCGGCGCTGGGCCTGACCGGCCTCGAAACACCCGCCGAGATCGATGCGCGACCCGAGCTGCTGGCCCGTGTCGACGGCATCCGTCGTGAAGGCGCCGTCCGCATGGGACTCGCGGCCGCCGCGGCTGCGGCGCTCAAGGCAGTGCCGAAGGTCGCCCTGGTGTCGTCCCGCAGCGCGGGCGATCACGACTTCGGGGTCACGATGATGTCGATGGGCAAGGCGCACCCGGCGATCGCGATCACCGGCAGCGTCGCGCTGACGCTGGCGGCGGCTACCCCGGGCACGGTCGTATCGCGGATGGCCGAACGACCCGGCACCCGCGACGTCACCTCAATGCGCACGCCGTCGGGTGTGGTGAGCACCCGCATCGGCCGTCACGGCGCACTGCCCGCAGTCGGAATCACCCGCTCGGCGCGGCGGCTGGCGGATGCCTCCGTCCCTCTGCCGCTGGAGCAACTGCCCGATCATGCGTCGGGACTGGTCGAGGAAGCCCTCCTCGTCCGATGA